The DNA sequence GGGGTCATTCGCTGAATCCCGGGACCGGCGCCGCCGGCGGTACGGACACGACCCGGCCGCCGGTCTCGGCGACTCCGGACGGTTCACCCGATCCGGTACCGCTGCTCCGTCCCGCCGACGGCCTCCCCCCGGTCACCGAGACCCCCGACGACCTCGCCCGCGTGGCGGCGGCGATCGCCGGGGGCAGCGGTCCGGTCGCCGTCGACGCGGAGCGTGCCTCCGGCTTCCGGTACTCCCAGCGCGCCTACCTGGTGCAGCTGCGGCGTGCCGGTGCCGGGTCCGCGCTGGTGGACCCGATCCCGCTGCGCGGCGAGCTGGGGCCGCTCGCCGAGGCCCTCGACGGGCCGGAGTGGGTGCTCCACGCGGCCTCGCAGGACCTCCCGTGCCTGGCCGAGCTGGAGCTGCGCCCGGCGTCGCTGTTCGACACCGAGTTCGCGGGTCGGCTCGCCGGGCTCCCCCGGGTCGGGCTCGGCCCGATGGTGGAGAACCTGCTGGGCCTCGGCCTGGAGAAGGGGCACGGCGCCGCCGACTGGTCGCGTCGCCCGCTGCCCGAGGACTGGCTGGTCTACGCCGCGCTGGACGTCGAGGTCCTCATCGACCTGAGGGACGTCCTGACCCGGATGCTCGACGAGCAGGGCAAGCTGGAGTGGGCCCGCCAGGAGTTCGAGGCGGTCCGCACCGCACCGCCGCCCGCGCCGCGCGCGGAGCCCTGGCGGCGCACCTCCGGCATCCACAAGGTCCGCCGCCCCCGGCCGCTCGCCGCGGTCCGGGAGCTGTGGCTGGCCCGCGACGCGCTTGCGGCCGAGCGCGACATCGCCCCCGGCCGGGTCCTGCCCGACGCCGCGATCGTCGACGCCGCGGTGCGCAACCCCGACTCCCCGCAGGCACTGGCCGAGCTGCCGGTGTTCCGCGGACGCTCCCAGCGCAGGCTGGCCCGGTACTGGTTCGACGCGCTCCGCCGGGCCGCCGAGCTGCCCGAGTCCGAGCTGCCGCGTGGCGCCGCGACCACCGACGGCCCCCCGCCGGTGTCGCGCTGGGCCGACCGGGACCCCGACGCCGCCGCCCGGCTCGCCGCCGCCCGCGCGGCACTGAGCACGGTCTCCGAGCAGCACGACGTGCCGGTGGAGAACCTGCTGCAGCCCGACCTGCTGCGCCGGGTCTGCTGGACCCCGCCCACCGACGGCGACCTCCCGGCCGCCCTGCGCGCCGGCGGCGCCCGCCCGTGGCAGGTCGAGCTCCTGACCCCGGTGCTCGAACCGGCCCTGGCCACCCGCGCCGGCTGAGCCCGGACCGGGCCTGCCCGCCGGTCAGCGGGCCAGCGCCGGGGCGCCGCCCGAGGGCACGGGGGCCGTCGTGTCGTCGGGCAGCGCGACGTGCACCGCCAGTCCCCCGCCGGGGACCGCCTCGGCGTGCACGGTGCCGCCGTGCGCGGTCGCGACCGACCGCACGATCGACAGCCCCAGGCCGGATCCGCGGGTATGGCCGGTACGGGCCACCGGGCCCCGCCGGAACGGCTCGAACAGCTCGGCCACCTTGTCCGGGGCCAGCTCCGGCCCCGACGACGCGACCCGCAGCACGACCGCCGACCCGGGCGTTCCGGTGCCGCAGCCGACCTCGATCCAGCCTCCGTCGCGGTTGTGCCGCACCGCGTTCTCCAGCAGGTTCGCCACCATCCGGCGCAGCAACGGCTCGTTGCC is a window from the Pseudonocardia sp. HH130629-09 genome containing:
- a CDS encoding HRDC domain-containing protein, whose protein sequence is MLRPADGLPPVTETPDDLARVAAAIAGGSGPVAVDAERASGFRYSQRAYLVQLRRAGAGSALVDPIPLRGELGPLAEALDGPEWVLHAASQDLPCLAELELRPASLFDTEFAGRLAGLPRVGLGPMVENLLGLGLEKGHGAADWSRRPLPEDWLVYAALDVEVLIDLRDVLTRMLDEQGKLEWARQEFEAVRTAPPPAPRAEPWRRTSGIHKVRRPRPLAAVRELWLARDALAAERDIAPGRVLPDAAIVDAAVRNPDSPQALAELPVFRGRSQRRLARYWFDALRRAAELPESELPRGAATTDGPPPVSRWADRDPDAAARLAAARAALSTVSEQHDVPVENLLQPDLLRRVCWTPPTDGDLPAALRAGGARPWQVELLTPVLEPALATRAG